A single window of Zea mays cultivar B73 chromosome 10, Zm-B73-REFERENCE-NAM-5.0, whole genome shotgun sequence DNA harbors:
- the LOC103641953 gene encoding F-box protein PP2-A13: protein MGVGASSVGAAEGCGRGWGPRHTSLGDMPESCVAAVLLYLDPAEICQVACLNRAFRGAASADCIWAAKLPANHRYLAALAAAADDDDCSCGCDGVAAEGSCSTVAIKKELYARLCRPTPFDGGTKEFWIEKKGGFCMSISSKAMSITGRNDRRYWSDLSTEESRFHSVAYLRQIWWLEVDGEIDFCFPAGSYSLFFRLHLGRPRTRRARRRGGSDNDIHGWDIRPARFRLSTSDHQQHTTASEAHARLASPGRWVLYHVGDFAVSSPDEVTELRFSMMQIDCTHTKGGLCVDSVCIYPKRHGGYEEDCVFCQKIL from the exons ATGGGGGTGGGCGCGTCGAGCGTGGGGGCGgcggaggggtgcggccgggggTGGGGGCCGCGGCACACGTCGCTGGGCGACATGCCGGAGAGCTGCGTCGCGGCGGTGCTGCTCTACCTCGACCCGGCCGAGATCTGCCAGGTGGCCTGCCTCAACCGGGCGTTCCGGGGCGCGGCCTCCGCCGACTGCATTTGGGCCGCCAAGCTGCCCGCCAACCACAGGTACCTCGCCGCGCTCGCGGCCGCGGCAGACGACGACGACTGCAGCTGCGGCTGCGACGGCGTGGCGGCCGAAGGCAGCTGTTCCACTGTGGCGATCAAGAAGGAGCTATACGCGCGCCTCTGCCGGCCCACCCCGTTCGACGGCGGTACCAAA GAGTTCTGGATCGAGAAGAAGGGAGGTTTCTGCATGTCCATCTCCTCAAAGGCTATGTCGATCACAGGAAGAAATGATCGGAGGTATTGGAGCGACCTGTCCACAGAGGAATCAAG ATTTCACAGCGTTGCCTATCTTCGGCAGATCTGGTGGCTAGAGGTGGATGGTGAGATCGACTTCTGCTTCCCCGCCGGATCATACAGCCTATTCTTCCGGCTCCACCTGGGCCGGCCGCGCACGCGCCGAGCTCGCCGCCGCGGTGGCTCCGACAACGACATCCACGGCTGGGACATCAGGCCGGCGCGGTTCCGGCTCTCGACCTCGGACCACCAGCAGCACACCACCGCGTCCGAGGCTCACGCTCGCCTAGCTAGCCCCGGAAGATGGGTCCTTTACCACGTCGGCGACTTCGCCGTGTCGAGCCCAGACGAGGTGACGGAGCTCAGGTTCTCCATGATGCAGATTGACTGCACGCACACGAAAGGCGGCCTGTGCGTTGATTCGGTCTGTATATACCCCAAGCGTCACGGCGGGTACGAGGAGGACTGCGTGTTCTGCCAGAAGATCTTGTAA
- the LOC103641954 gene encoding probable methyltransferase PMT15 — translation MAVGATAAKLHLSSAAAAARRPSLLHLAAVAVLCSLSYLFGIWHHGGFSAGPAAGGATSSSSVSIATAVSCASPALTTAPSSPPAGPLDFAAHHTAEGMESEAALRQRSYEACPAKYSEYTPCEDVERSLRFPRDRLVYRERHCPADGERLRCLVPAPRGYRNPFPWPASRDVAWFANVPHKELSVEKAVQNWIRVDGDRFRFPGGGTMFPRGAGAYIDDIAKLIPLHDGSIRTALDTGCGVASWGAYLLSRDILAMSFAPRDSHEAQVQFALERGVPAMIGVLASNRLTYPARSFDMAHCSRCLIPWQLYDGLYLIEVDRILRPGGYWILSGPPINWKKHWKGWDRTKEDLDAEQKAIEAVARSLCWKKIKEAGDIAIWQKPTNHIHCKAIHKVSKSIPFCSNQNPDAAWYDKMEACITRLPEVSDLKEVAGGALKKWPERLTAVPPRIASGSIEGVTEEMFVEDTELWKKRVGHYKSVIAQLGQKGRYRNLLDMNAKFGGFAAALVNDPLWVMNMVPTVGNSTTLGAIYERGLIGSYQDWCEGMSTYPRTYDLIHADSLFTLYNGRCEADNILLEMDRILRPEGTVIIRDDVDMLVKIKSITDGMRWNSQIVDHEDGPLVREKLLLAVKTYWTLDDSKQ, via the exons ATGGCGGTAGGCGCGACCGCCGCGAAGCTGCACCTCTCGTCGGCGGCAGCGGCCGCGCGCCGCCCGTCGCTGCTCCACCTCGCGGCCGTGGCCGTCCTCTGCTCGCTGTCCTACCTCTTCGGCATCTGGCACCACGGCGGCTTCTCCGCTGGCCCCGCCGCCGGCGgcgccacctcctcctcctcggtCTCCATCGCCACCGCCGTGTCCTGCGCCTCCCCCGCCCTGACGACCGCCCCCTCGTCACCCCCCGCGGGGCCGCTCGACTTCGCCGCGCACCACACGGCGGAGGGGATGGAGTCCGAGGCCGCGCTCCGCCAGCGCAGCTACGAGGCGTGCCCCGCCAAGTACTCCGAGTACACGCCCTGCGAGGACGTGGAGCGCTCCCTGCGGTTCCCGCGGGACCGCCTCGTCTACCGCGAGCGCCACTGCCCCGCGGACGGCGAGcgcctgcgctgcctcgtgccggCGCCCAGGGGCTACCGCAACCCGTTCCCCTGGCCGGCCAGCCGCGACGTCGCCTGGTTCGCCAACGTGCCCCACAAGGAGCTCAGCGTCGAGAAGGCGGTGCAGAACTGGATCCGCGTCGACGGCGACAGGTTCCGCTTCCCCGGGGGCGGCACCATGTTCCCTCGCGGCGCCGGCGCTTACATCGACGACATCGCCAAGCTTATCCCCCTCCACGACGGATCCATCCGCACCGCGCTTGACACCGGCTGCGGG GTGGCGAGCTGGGGGGCCTACTTGCTGTCACGCGACATTCTTGCCATGTCCTTCGCCCCGCGAGACTCCCACGAGGCGCAGGTTCAGTTTGCACTAGAGCGTGGTGTGCCGGCGATGATTGGTGTCCTCGCCTCCAATCGGCTCACCTATCCGGCACGTTCCTTTGACATGGCGCACTGCTCTCGTTGCCTCATCCCGTGGCAACTTTACG ATGGCCTGTACTTGATAGAGGTTGATCGTATCCTGCGGCCTGGAGGCTATTGGATTTTGTCTGGGCCACCAATCAACTGGAAGAAACACTGGAAGGGGTGGGACAGGACTAAAGAAGACCTGGATGCAGAGCAGAAAGCCATTGAGGCAGTTGCCAGGAGCCTCTGCTGGAAGAAGATCAAGGAGGCGGGCGACATTGCTATCTGGCAGAAGCCTACTAACCACATTCATTGCAAGGCCATCCACAAAGTTAGCAAGTCCATACCCTTCTGCTCTAACCAAAACCCAGATGCTGCCTG GTATGACAAGATGGAGGCTTGTATAACTCGACTCCCAGAGGTCAGTGACTTAAAGGAGGTTGCCGGCGGTGCGTTGAAGAAATGGCCCGAGAGGCTCACTGCAGTGCCACCCAGAATTGCCAGTGGCAGCATCGAGGGGGTCACGGAAGAGATGTTTGTGGAAGATACTGAGTTATGGAAGAAGAGAGTTGGGCACTACAAGTCCGTGATTGCGCAACTTGGTCAGAAAGGCCGGTACCGCAACCTACTCGATATGAATGCAAAGTTTGGCGGCTTCGCTGCGGCATTGGTGAATGATCCCTTGTGGGTCATGAACATGGTCCCTACTGTGGGGAACTCAACAACCCTTGGGGCAATATACGAGCGGGGCCTCATTGGAAGCTACCAGGACTG GTGTGAGGGCATGTCCACTTATCCCCGGACCTACGACCTCATTCATGCGGATTCACTGTTTACACTGTACAATGGCAG ATGTGAGGCGGACAACATTCTGCTCGAAATGGACAGAATTCTGAGGCCAGAGGGCACGGTCATCATCAGAGATGACGTGGACATGTTAGTGAAGATAAAGAGCATCACGGACGGGATGAGATGGAATAGCCAGATCGTGGATCACGAAGATGGTCCGCTCGTCCGGGAGAAGCTCCTCCTTGCTGTGAAGACATACTGGACTCTGGACGACAGCAAACAATAG